From the genome of candidate division KSB1 bacterium:
CACACGTGCGTGATCTCATCAACCAGGTGGTGGAAAACTACCAGCGCCGCAATTTCACGGATCTGTTCATTGCCTTTGGCTGCACCGGCGGCCAGCACCGCTCGGTTTATTGCGCCAACCAGTTGGCCCGCCATCTGCGCGAGAAGTATCCCATCAACGTCGAAGTCGTGCATCGCGATTTATGAAAGCCATGATTCTGGCCGCCGGTCTGGGCACCCGGCTGCGCCCGCTCACCGACACCCGGCCGAAGGCCCTCGTCGAGATCCACCATCTGCCGCTGCTCGAAATCGTGATTCGCCGGCTGCTGGCGGCGGGGGTGGACGGGATCATCATCAACACCCATCATTTCGCGGAGCAGATCGCCGGCTTTCTGCAGGCGCACGGCAATTTTGGCGTGCGCCTCGCGCTCTCCCACGAGCCGGAGTTGCTCGACACCGGCGGGGGCCTGCGCCAGGCCGGGCACTTCTTCGACGACGGCCAGCCCTTCTTCCTGCACAATGTCGATATTGTCAGCAACATCGATCTGCGGGCGATGTATGCCCGCCACTGCGCCAGTGCCAGCCTGGCCACGCTCGCAGTCAAACAGCGCCCCACCTCGCGCTATTTCCTGTTCGATGAGGCCGGCCAGCTTTGCGGCTGGCGCTCCACGCCATCCGGCCGGCACGAGCTGACGCGCCAGCCGCAGGGCGGGTTGCAGGAGCTGGCCTTTGACGGCATTCATGTCATCTCGCCGGCCCTGCTCTCCCGCATGACGGAGACCGGCGCGTTTTCCATTGTGCAAACTTATTTGCGGCTGGCGGGCGAGGGGGAAAGCATCCGGGCCTTTCGCACGGAGGGATATTTTTGGCGGGATGTGGGCAAGCTCGCGCAACTGGAGGCGCTGGCACAGTTGCCACTTGCAGAGGTTCTCGGACCGCTGGGATTGGTGGAGAATTCACGCACGCCGCACCGGACGTGAGGCCTCTCTGTTCGAGCAAACTCCGGCTCCGGTGGTGCCGTTGGTTGCAAAATCCGCAGGAGTCTGTTGCCGCGAAAATAGTCCGGGTGGCTTGTCACGCGGGAAGAGCCATTGTGAGAACAGGGCGGGGCCGTGGTTTTGCAAAGCATGTTTCGGGCATAACAGGCTCCCAGGGTGGCCACGATTTTCATTCTGGCGGTCCCGGCATGGCCATTCCGCAAATACCCGGCGCAGGCTGCCGGCCGGCATTTCAGGCATGAAGCCCGCGCGCCATTTCATGGCGGACACGGGGGGTGCGGCTTTGTTCCCCCGCAATGCGCCGGGGACATCTTTATTTCATCCTCACCACGCTGGTCTCACCCTCCATCTCCACCTCCAGCACCACCGGCAGGTTTTCCTTGATGCCCTGTTCATGGGTGATGAGAAAAATTTGCCGAAAATAGCTGCTCAGATGCTGCAGGGTTGCGAGCAACAGCAGCTTGCGCTCTTCATCCTGCGAGCCGAAGATCTCATCGAGCACGATGAATTGCAGGGCGGGACGGCCCGAGCGTTGCGCAATCACCTGGCTGATCGCGACCCGCAGGCAGAGATTCAACAGATCCTGTTCGCCGCCGGAGAAGCGATTGAGCTCGAAGCGGCGGTTTTGATCGTAGAGATAGAGGTTGTAGGATTCGTCGAGTTCGAGCAGGGAGTAGCGGCCATTGGTGGCCATGCGCATGATTTCGGAGGCACGGCTTTCGATCAAAGGCCGCAGCCGGCCGGCCATCGCCACGCGAAAGGCTTTGAGGTGTTCCTGCAGGGCCTCGAGCAACTGCACTTCCTGCTTCACTTGCGCGATGACGGCCAGGCGCTCCTTCATCAACGCGATGCGCTGCTCGAGATTTTCCACCTGGGCGGCGGCCCGGGCAAATGCGGCATGCGCTTCCCCGGCTTGCTTTTGCGCCTGGGAGTGTTTCAGGCTCGCTTCATCATAGGCCTGCTTGCAGTGCCGGTACACGTCTTCATGGAACTGCAGTTCCTCCAGGGAGCGTCGCGCGGCCTCCTCCTGCTGGCGGCAGGCGGCGAGCCGTGCCGCGGCCTGCGACAGCCGCGCCAGCAATGCCGGCAGCCGTGCCACATGTGCCTCCAGCCGCGTGACTTCTGCCACCTGCTTCTCCGCGGCAGACAATTCCGCTTGTAACGCCGCCGCACGCGTCTCATCGACCCGGGGCGTGCCGAGCTGCCGGATCTCCTGCTGCGCCTGCTCGCTCTGCTGTTGCAACTCGCCTGCGCGCTGCAACTGGCCGGCGAGTTGCGTCTGCACCTGCGCCAGTCGCACGCGTTCATTGCCCAGCCGTTCGCGCTCCTGTTGCAGGGCCTGCAAGCGCAGCTCGGCCTCCTGCACCTGCGCAGCCACCTCTCTCTTCTCGCGCTCGCACTTGAGATACTCCTCCCGCAGTCTGGCGAGGGTGCGCTGACAGCGCGTCACCACCGGCTCGAAATGCTCGCCGAGCGGACGCGTGCAGACCGGGCAGGGACTGTCGGAGCCGAGCGTCTGCACTTGCTGCAGCTTTTGCTTCTCCTCGATCCCTTTGCCTTTGATTTTGGCGAGTTCGGCCAGCAGTCTTTGTTCGGCCTCGCGCTGCGCACGCACGGCGGCCTCGGCCTGTCGCACGCTCTCCCTGACATTGTTTTCGGCGGCCAGCACGCGGGGCAGGGCTTCCAGCTCCTGTTGCAGGCCGGCAATCTCATGTTCGAGTTTTTGCCGCTGCTCGGTGAGATTTTTGACGAGTTGTTGCTTGCCATGCAGGGTTGCGAGCCGGCGGCGGTTTTCCTCCAAAGTCTCCTTTTCCGCCTGCAGGCGTTGCCAGTGCTCGCGCACCGGCGCCAGCTCCGCCAGTTTTTGCTGCGCCTGCATGATCTCGTGGCGTTCGTTTTCCATCTGCTGCACTTGTTGTTGCAGCAGTGCCATTTCCCGCTGCAGCGTGTGTCGTTCGTTTTGCAATTTGACAGCGCGATCACGTCGCAGCGACTCGGCCTCGAAAGCCGCCTTGGCCTGTTCCCGCTTTTGCCGCCAGTCGCGCTCCTGCTGTTCGAGCGTGTGCCAGTGTTCCTCCGCCTGGGCGCGAAGGGCTTGCTGCTCGCACAACTGCTGCTGCAATGCTGCGAGATCTTCCTGGCTGAGGCGGCTGCCCTCCACAAAATTGCGTTTGTCGTTGGCCTCCTGCAGGGCGCGTTTGCGCGCGAAATCGATGGCATCGAGATTGAGCAGGCGGCTGATCAGTTTGCGCCGTTCCTCGTCACGCAGGTTGCTCAGCACCGCCAGTTCCTTTTGTTTGGCGAAAATGGAGGCCTCGAACGATTTGCGGTCCAGGCCGAGAATTCTCTCGATCTCGCGACTGACGTCGTTTTCGCGCACCGCCACCGCTTCGCTCATGCCGGCGCGATAGAGGGCGGCTTCCACCGCCTGCTGGGCGCCGCGCAGCGAGCGCACCACGCGATAGTCGGTGCCGGCCAGGGAAAAAGTCAGCTCAACTTCGCACGGCTCGGCGAGGCTGGCGGTTTGCCGGCGCAGCAGGGATTTTTCCGTGCGCGCCGCGCGCGAGCCATACAACGCCCAGGCAATGGCCTCCAGCAGGGTGGATTTGCCCGCGCCATTGCGGCCGATGATGCCAATCACATTCTCGGGAAGTTCAAGAAACAGGCTCTCGAAGCGGCGGAAGTTGCGCAGGCGCAGCGATTGCAAAATCATGCCTCCAACTCCTGCGCTTCGGCTTCGGCAAGAAACTGCGCGCCCAGCCGCTCCAGCTCGGCGCGCGGCAGACTGCCATCGCTGTGCGTCTGCAGGTAGCGCGCGAATTCCTCCCGCAGCGAGCCGAGCGCCGGCGCCGCCTCCCCGCCGCGCCCATTCGCGCCGGTGGCGGCCAGGGTGATCTGCCGGTTGAGATGAAAAACCTGCGGGAACAACCGCTCGATCGCGGCAAAATCGAGCTGCAGATACAAATCACGCGAGAGCTCTGCGATCGCGAGGCTGACCATGGCATCGGTGAGATCGGCTGTGCTGAGCCGGGCCACCTCCGCCATGAGCTCCTCGCGCGTTTTGCCCCGGGCATTGACCGGCGGCAGCCGCAGCATGGGCCGCGCCGGGATTTGATGATAGCGCCATTCTCGCGTCGTCAGATCACCGACCAGGTAGCCGGAGGTGTAACCCGCCTCATTGAAGCTGGTGCGCTCGGTCGAGCCGGAATAGAAGGTGTGATCGTTGATGGCGAGATGGCGGTGATAATGCCCGAGCGCGATGTAATCAAATCGCAGGTTGAGGCGGGTCTCCGGATCTTCCAGCATCTGCTCGTTGAATTCGCCCATGCGGGTGTCGATTTTGCCCGCGGCACGCCAGGCGCCGTGGCTGAGCAGAATGTTCCAGGTGGCCGAATCATCCCAGCGCAGCGCGGCATAGGCCTGCTCGAGTGCCTCACTCAGCGAGCAGTGGGGAATGCAATGCACCGCGCAGCTCGTTTTGCCGTCCCTGCTGTGCAGCACGATTTTCTCATAGGCGCCCTGGTAGACGGCATGCACCATCGGCAGCACACGCAACGCCTCGAAGATATTGCCGGTGGCGCGAATGCGCGGGGTGGAATGATTGCCGGCGACCACCACGAAGGGAATGTTGGCCTCCTGGAGTTGCTGCAAGCCGGCCAGCGCCACGGCGATGGCGCGGTTGTTCGGCCGCGGCGATTGAAAGAGATCCCCGGCGTGCAAAACAAAATCCGGTTTGTGCAGGAGAATGGCATCGATCACCCGCCACCAGGCGTCATAGAAATCCTGCTCGCGGCGGTTCACCCCCGTTTGTGGATCGACCCGGGCGAGATCGGAAAAACCAAGATGGGTGTCGGCAAAGTGAATGAAACGCATGCCTGCTCTCGAGGAGTGCGGGTTGGTTGGAGCGAAATGGTGTGGGCCGTATGCGGCCCGCGCTGTTGTGCGGGCGGCGGGCCCTTTGCGGCATCACACCCGGCTGCTGTGACACGCCGGGCAATCTAAGCCATTCCCGCCAGAGTTTCAAGTGCTTCTCCCCGGCAGGCAGGGCTTGCATTTCGACTCAGAGTTTGCTTTAATCTCGGCACGGCAACGCCGGAAATCGCGGTGTTGCCACGCTGCAACCGCCCGGGCACGGACGGGCAAACCGCGGCCTCCCGCCAGAGCGCGCGCGACCAACAGCCCCTTTGGAGTGCATTATGAAACAACTCAACGAGCTTCTGCTGGGCGAACACGTCACCACTTTTGTGGTGTTGCGCAGGAAGGAAACCCGCACCAAGAAGAACGGCGATCCTTATCTCGCGCTCGAGTTGAGCGATGCCACCAGCCACGTTGCCGCTGTGATGTGGGACAACCTCGAATCCATGACCGCGGAAGCCGGGCAGATTGTCAAGATCGCGGGCGTGGTGGAGGAATACCAGGGCCAGCGGCAAGTCCGCATCGACAAAATGCGCCCGGCGCGCGATGACGACAAGATTGATCTCACCAGGCTGGTGCCCTCTGCCAGGGAAGATCGCGGCGTGATGTGGGAGCGCTTTCAGAAGCTGATTGAAAGCGTCGCCCAGCCCTCCCTGCTCGCCCTGCTGCGCCGCGTGTTCACCGATGAGAAAATCACCCGGCTTTTCTGCCTGGTGCCCGCCGGCAAGAAATGGCATCACGGCTATCTCGGCGGCCTGCTGGAACACACCCTCAACGTCGCCACGATTTGTGATCGCCTCGCCAAAATTTACCCGCAGGTCGATCGCGATCTGCTCGTGACCGCAGCCTTGCTGCATGATGTCGGAAAGGTGCTGACCTACACCCCCGGCCCGGTTTTCGAGTACACCGATGCCGGCCGGCTGCTCGGCCATATTGTGATGGGCGTGCAACTGGTGGGCGAGAAATTGGCGGAGCTTTCCGCGTTTCCCGCTGAGCTGGCGATGAAACTGCAGCATCTCATTCTCAGCCATCAGGGCACGCTGGCGCAGGCTTCGCCGGTGGTGCCCATGATTCCCGAGGGTTTTCTGCTCTATTTCGCCGACGAGATCGATTCCAAGCTCAATGCCATCGAACGCATCGCGCAAAAGGAGCGGCCGGCCGGCAGCAAGTGGAGTGAATATGTCAATCTGCTCGAGCGCTATCTCTACCTGGGCGAGCCGTCGCACTCTTGAGTTGATTGGCGGTTGGCCTCACCCATTCTGCCCGTGCTTGCCGGCGGGCCGGCCTCAGCCGGACAAGTGAGAACCTGCCCGCCGATTTCGTAATTGCCTGTTTCAGGTTGGCACAAAGGATTCGCGGCCGGGGGGTGCGGTGCCTGCGCATGCTGGCACGTGACTGCGGCAGGATAGGCGGGAAGGGGAGAGGAGGCAGCGCAATTTAACGGTTTAGCAGGTTAGCGAAAGTTCACAAGAGAAGGGTGGTGGCGTGGCATGTATCTTGTAAAAACATGGAGCACCAGGCGATGATGAGTCTGGCGACACGCACGCTCGATTCGAACATCAAGTTTCCATCCACCCCTCCTTTCCTGGAACGGCGGAGGCGAGAAATCGTCTCCGCCGTTTGTTTTGATGCCTGCCGGTAAACCTGCCAGCTCAGGATCTTTTTAAAATCGTGATCGCGCCGTTGGTGGTGCGCAAGTTGACGCGGCCGCCGTCTTCACCGATTTGGCCATGTAACTCGTTGCGCCGGAGGCCGCTGCGCCGCGTGAGCGGGAAGTCACAATCCACCCTGCCGTTGGTGGTGCGGGCGGAGATGCTGGCGTTGCAGTCGCCGGGAAACTCGACGGTGATGCTGCCGTTGGTGGTTTCGAAGTCCAGGGTGGCCTCGCGCTCCACTTGGGCCATGGCGATGCGGAGGCGGCCGTTGGTGGTTTTAGCGGAGATGCTGCCCCGGGCATCGTCGATTGCGATGCTGCCATTGGTGGTTGCCAGGCGGATGTTGCCGGAGATCGCCCGCGCCTCGATTTGGCCGTTGACCGATTGGATTTTAATCTGGATTTGGCGCGGCAGCGAGATCTGGTAGGTGACGGTTACGCTGCCGTTGCCTTCGCCAAAAATCCAGCGCCAGAAGGTGTCGTCATCGTCCTGCACACGCGGCGTGCGGGTTTCGACGGCGACAGCATACTCTTCCTGGCGCACGATGATCTCGGTGGCTGCCAGCAACTTTTGGGCATCCTCCTGGCGGCGGGCCTGAGCCAATTTCTGCGCCACGATCTGCACTTCATTGCGATCCCATGCCACAATCTCAATGGCGCCATTGGTGTTTTCCAGAGAGAAACTGCCGCCGGGGGAGAGCGGGCAGTTTTTTTCAAAACGTTCGCGCACTTCCCCGGCCTGCACGCCGGCGGCAAGCAGGCAAAGCGCGGCAGCCATAATTTTCGAGAAAACGGTTTTCATATGGCGTTCCCGGTTTGACACGCACGTGACGGTTTATTCGCGTTCGATGCGGCATTCACCCACGCCGGCACTGATGCGCAACTGAAAAGTCTGGCTGGCGTCGTCGTAATTTTCGGAATAATAGTAGCGGCCCTCTTTGCGCAGAAAGTCGGGCAGCCTGAAATGGGACAGGAACATGAAGCTCGAAACCGCCAGCCGGGTGCCGGCCTTGCGCGGCAGAATGATCGTGGTCTCGCCGATGTCGAGATCGACCTCGGCCACCGCTTCCTTGAGCAGTTCGCCGCTGAAATCGATGGTCAGTTCGCCGATGCCGCCGTCGATGGCGGCATTGCGAAAGCGCGCGTTGCCCAGCCGCCGGAAATTGGATTCCCCAATTTTGGTGTTGAGCAGGAGGTTGGTCATGGTGGTTTGATTGGGCTGGTCGAAATCGAGGTTGACCTCGCCGGCAATGGTTTCCAGGGAAAGGTCGCGCAGGCGCAGGCCGCCAAGCTGCATTTCGATCTCGCCGGCTTTGATTCTGAAATCCAAATCCAGCTCGCCGCCGGTGGGCAGCTCCACCTCGAGCTCGCTGGCGTTATGGCTGTCGTGCTGACCTAGCCAGCGTTGCTTGTCGAGCATGAGATCGAGGGTGTTGCGCTTTTCGTTGTAGCGCAGCGTGTGCTGGTATTCGTCGCGATCATAAGCCAGCCGCACGCGCAGTTGGTCTTCGCTCCTGCCGCGTGACACACGCACCTGGCCAACGTCCACTTCGACCCGCAGCCGGAAGGTCGAGCCGGTATCGATGCGGAAACTGTTGTCGAGATCCTCGAAGCTGCGACCCGGCCGGTCTTTCTCCTGGGCCTGCGCCCCTCCCAAACCGCAGCAGACCGCGAGCACCAGCGTCATGATTTTAGGACTGTGCATGTCAACCTCCGCCTTAACTCAGCCATGCGCCTTTGTAAGCCGCACGAAAGTACGGACGAACTATGGCAAAGTTCCTGATTAATTTCTTCGGCAGGCGTGGCGCACAAACTCAAGGTGGCCATTTGTGATCCGGCGGAGAATCATACCGCCCGGTTGGAAAGGCGTCGCGGGCCTGCCAGAGGGTGGAGAAGCGTGGACTTCTTGCCTGTTCGCCTGATGGCTACGCAGGATGACCACGACAAATTTGGCTTGACAATGAGACCGCAGGCAGTTAGCTTTCGGCCGATATTTTTTAGGGATGCCAGCAGATCAGGTTCAACTATTCAGGAATCGTCAAACCATCGCTTTTCTGAATTGGCAGCTTGGGAGCAGCACTGAAAAGGGACAACGCAATGCCAACCGAAGCGGCAATGGCCCCATAGCGGGATGACAGCTTGCCGTATTCTCTGGTCCGCAAGCTCCTACAGGACTGCAGAGATGTTGCGGGTTGCGGATCTTCGGAATTGGGGGCGCGGACAATTTGGGCGCCGCAACGCATCGACTTGACGGTCGCAGACTTGTGTTTGTCCGAAATGGGCGGTTTTGAAGTTCGTTGATTCGCTGGCATTGCAATGCCGGCGGGTCGCGGTGGTCACGAAGACTGCGAATACTGCTTTCGGTTTAAATTGGGTTCCCGGGCCGCCGACGCCCTTCCGCTGCAATCAGCGGGTTGTGATGAAATTTTCCGGTCTGTCCGGGCGTTGCTTGCGGCCACAGGGATTCATCAGGTGAAACGGCACGCCGGCGGTGAGGGAGGGGAGGCGGCACCGCCGCCAGCGTACAATTCTGCACCCGCCACCAAGAGGGTTTTCCCATGTCATCCGAAAAACTCGATGAGATCGATGTCACCATTCTCAAAATCCTGCAGGCGCACGGCCGCACCAAACGCAACGAGCTGGCGGACAAGGTGAAGCTTTCCATTCCTGCAGTGAGTGAACGGTTGCGCAAGCTGGAGGAAAGGCGCATTATTCGCGGCTATCATGCCGTGGTCGATGCCCCAAAAGTCGGCCTGGGCCTGACCGCGTTCATTTTTTTGACGACGGAATCATCGATCTACTATCCCCAGATCATCAACCATGCGCAACTGGAGGAGGAAATCCTCGAGTGCCATGCCATCACCGGCGATGGTTCGCATATTTTGAAGGTCAAGACACAATCGACCGCGACGCTCGAGCGGTTGCTCTCGCGCATTCAATCCTGGCCGGGTGTGAAAAACACCCGCACGAGTGTCGTGCTTTCCAGCCCCAAGGAGGACACGGCGGTCACCCTTGCCCACCTTGAACCCGCCAACCGCTAGGCGTTTACTCCCGGTGTTGTTCCCGCTTTTGCGTTTGTTGGTGTCATGCACGCCGTTGCGCCGGCAGCAGAGCGATGCTCTCCACACTAACCTCAGCACATGTCAGTTTTACCGCCGCCTGCCCTCGCATTCCGGGTAATGCCTCAGTTACATGCGCGGACGCTAAAAGCCACAAGCTAAAACACGCCAGGACACGAAGCCGCAGGGGTTTCGCAAAGAATAGCCGTTCCGCCACGGTTTGACCGTGGTTTTATCTTGGTATCCTGCGGATGCTCCCGGCAGAAATGCCACGGCCAAACCATGACAGATCAAAGAGGGGACTGACTTGTTACCGCGAAGATTTTTCAATCATGCGACCTGCCAAGAGCCCGAGGGAGAACCTGGTTGCCTGCGCTATTCCACACGGTTACTGAGGGATCACCATCCCGGTCTTTTTTGACATTGCGTTTCTTGCGGTTTTGTGTTATGCTGGCGGAGTTTTTTTATTTGGAAGAGGCCTGCCGGCGGGCAGCCTTGCCGGCACCGCTTGCGGAGGTCAGGCAAGTGGTGGCCCTGCTGCCGGGTGTCCGGCACAGATCAAATCCTGTTTGAGGTTTTCATGCAGAAAATCGTTGAGTGTGTACCGAATTTTTCCGAAGGCCGTGACCGCAATCTTATCAGGAAAATCACCGATCAAGTCGCGGCGGTGCGCGGTGTGCAATTGCTCGATGTCGATTCCGGCGAAAGTACCAATCGCACGGTGGTCACGTTCATTGGCGAGCCGGCGGCGGTGCAGGAGGCGGCGTTTCGCGCCGTCAAGGCGGCCGCCGAATTGATTGACATGACGCAGCATCACGGCGAGCACCCGCGCATGGGGGCGACCGACGTCCTGCCTTTCGTGCCGGTGGCAAATGTGACAATGGAAGAATGCGTCGAGATGGCGCGCCAGGTGGGCCGGCGCATCGGCGGGGAGCTGGGCATTCCGGTCTATCTGTATGAGCATGCTGCGACCCGGCCGGAGCGCAGAAACCTGGCCAGCATCCGTGCCGGTGAGTACGAAGGTTTGCCACAGAAGCTGGCGGATCCCAACTGGCAGCCGGATTTCGGACCGGCACAATTCAACGCCCGCAGCGGTGCGACGGCCGTGGGGGCGCGCGAGTTCCTGATCGCCTACAACATCAACCTGAACACCACCGACCGGCGCTATGCCACCGACATTGCCTATGAGCTGCGTGAGCGCGGCCGTTGCAAGCGCACCGGCAACACCTCGCCGTTCTACTACAAGGGCGAACAGGTTTACTTCACGGCGGGCCAATTCCCCTGCGGCAATTGTGATTTCGTGGCCGCCTCATTCGAGGAACTGGCGGAACATTACCGGCAGAAATACGGCGGCGATCTTTACGCGCGCTACAAAGCGCTGGGTATGAACCCGGAAAATCTGACGGGATCACCGGTTTACCGCGACGGTCTGTTTTCGCATGTGAAGGCGGTCGGCTGGGTGGTGGAGGCCTACAAACGCGCGCAGATTTCCATCAACCTCACCAACTTCAAGATCACGCCGGCGCATGCCGTGCTGGAGGCCGCACGCACGCTTGCGGCGCAACGCGGAATCATCGTCACCGGCTCGGAGATTGTGGGGGTGGTGCCGTTTGCGGCCATGTTCGAATCCGGCAAGTTTTATTTGCGGCGCATGCACAAGTCCACCGGCATTCCGGTGCGCGACGTCCTGGAGACGGCGGTGCAGTCGCTGGGGCTGCGTGACGTGACGGAGTTTGACATCGACAAAAAAATCATCGGCATTCCGCCACGCGACGGCCGGCTGGTGCAGCAGAAAATCACGGATTTTGTCGATGAAGTTTCGCGCGACACACCCGCGCCCGGCGGTGGCTCGATTGCCGCACTCGCCGGCAGCCTGGGTGCCGCGCTCGCAGCCATGGTGGCAAACGTGTCCAACGGCAGGGGTGAGTTTGATGGGAAGTACGAGGAGATTTGTGAGCTGGCGGAGCAGGCGCAGCGCGTGAAGGATGATTTGTTGCGCGCGGTTGACGAGGATGCCGCCGCCTTCAATGTTGTGCTCGAAGCCATGCGCCTGCCGAAGGACACGCCGGCGCAGCAGGAGGCACGCGCTGTTGCCCTGCGCGAGGCGTACAAAGCCGCGGCGCGCGTGCCCCTGCGCACCGCGGAGTTGTGCCGCGAGGCGCTGCAGCTTTGCTGGCGCGCCGCGCGCCTGGGCAACAAGGCCGTGATGAGTGACGCCGGCGTCGCCGCACTGGTGGCCTTCGCCGGCCTGCAGGGCGCGATCTACAACGTGCGCATCAATCTGCCCAACACCCGGACGCCAGAGTTCATCACCGCG
Proteins encoded in this window:
- a CDS encoding nucleotidyltransferase family protein, translated to MKAMILAAGLGTRLRPLTDTRPKALVEIHHLPLLEIVIRRLLAAGVDGIIINTHHFAEQIAGFLQAHGNFGVRLALSHEPELLDTGGGLRQAGHFFDDGQPFFLHNVDIVSNIDLRAMYARHCASASLATLAVKQRPTSRYFLFDEAGQLCGWRSTPSGRHELTRQPQGGLQELAFDGIHVISPALLSRMTETGAFSIVQTYLRLAGEGESIRAFRTEGYFWRDVGKLAQLEALAQLPLAEVLGPLGLVENSRTPHRT
- a CDS encoding SMC family ATPase; translated protein: MILQSLRLRNFRRFESLFLELPENVIGIIGRNGAGKSTLLEAIAWALYGSRAARTEKSLLRRQTASLAEPCEVELTFSLAGTDYRVVRSLRGAQQAVEAALYRAGMSEAVAVRENDVSREIERILGLDRKSFEASIFAKQKELAVLSNLRDEERRKLISRLLNLDAIDFARKRALQEANDKRNFVEGSRLSQEDLAALQQQLCEQQALRAQAEEHWHTLEQQERDWRQKREQAKAAFEAESLRRDRAVKLQNERHTLQREMALLQQQVQQMENERHEIMQAQQKLAELAPVREHWQRLQAEKETLEENRRRLATLHGKQQLVKNLTEQRQKLEHEIAGLQQELEALPRVLAAENNVRESVRQAEAAVRAQREAEQRLLAELAKIKGKGIEEKQKLQQVQTLGSDSPCPVCTRPLGEHFEPVVTRCQRTLARLREEYLKCEREKREVAAQVQEAELRLQALQQERERLGNERVRLAQVQTQLAGQLQRAGELQQQSEQAQQEIRQLGTPRVDETRAAALQAELSAAEKQVAEVTRLEAHVARLPALLARLSQAAARLAACRQQEEAARRSLEELQFHEDVYRHCKQAYDEASLKHSQAQKQAGEAHAAFARAAAQVENLEQRIALMKERLAVIAQVKQEVQLLEALQEHLKAFRVAMAGRLRPLIESRASEIMRMATNGRYSLLELDESYNLYLYDQNRRFELNRFSGGEQDLLNLCLRVAISQVIAQRSGRPALQFIVLDEIFGSQDEERKLLLLATLQHLSSYFRQIFLITHEQGIKENLPVVLEVEMEGETSVVRMK
- a CDS encoding DNA repair exonuclease, with amino-acid sequence MRFIHFADTHLGFSDLARVDPQTGVNRREQDFYDAWWRVIDAILLHKPDFVLHAGDLFQSPRPNNRAIAVALAGLQQLQEANIPFVVVAGNHSTPRIRATGNIFEALRVLPMVHAVYQGAYEKIVLHSRDGKTSCAVHCIPHCSLSEALEQAYAALRWDDSATWNILLSHGAWRAAGKIDTRMGEFNEQMLEDPETRLNLRFDYIALGHYHRHLAINDHTFYSGSTERTSFNEAGYTSGYLVGDLTTREWRYHQIPARPMLRLPPVNARGKTREELMAEVARLSTADLTDAMVSLAIAELSRDLYLQLDFAAIERLFPQVFHLNRQITLAATGANGRGGEAAPALGSLREEFARYLQTHSDGSLPRAELERLGAQFLAEAEAQELEA
- a CDS encoding HD domain-containing protein, translated to MKQLNELLLGEHVTTFVVLRRKETRTKKNGDPYLALELSDATSHVAAVMWDNLESMTAEAGQIVKIAGVVEEYQGQRQVRIDKMRPARDDDKIDLTRLVPSAREDRGVMWERFQKLIESVAQPSLLALLRRVFTDEKITRLFCLVPAGKKWHHGYLGGLLEHTLNVATICDRLAKIYPQVDRDLLVTAALLHDVGKVLTYTPGPVFEYTDAGRLLGHIVMGVQLVGEKLAELSAFPAELAMKLQHLILSHQGTLAQASPVVPMIPEGFLLYFADEIDSKLNAIERIAQKERPAGSKWSEYVNLLERYLYLGEPSHS
- a CDS encoding DUF4097 domain-containing protein gives rise to the protein MKTVFSKIMAAALCLLAAGVQAGEVRERFEKNCPLSPGGSFSLENTNGAIEIVAWDRNEVQIVAQKLAQARRQEDAQKLLAATEIIVRQEEYAVAVETRTPRVQDDDDTFWRWIFGEGNGSVTVTYQISLPRQIQIKIQSVNGQIEARAISGNIRLATTNGSIAIDDARGSISAKTTNGRLRIAMAQVEREATLDFETTNGSITVEFPGDCNASISARTTNGRVDCDFPLTRRSGLRRNELHGQIGEDGGRVNLRTTNGAITILKRS
- a CDS encoding cell wall-active antibiotics response protein, which encodes MHSPKIMTLVLAVCCGLGGAQAQEKDRPGRSFEDLDNSFRIDTGSTFRLRVEVDVGQVRVSRGRSEDQLRVRLAYDRDEYQHTLRYNEKRNTLDLMLDKQRWLGQHDSHNASELEVELPTGGELDLDFRIKAGEIEMQLGGLRLRDLSLETIAGEVNLDFDQPNQTTMTNLLLNTKIGESNFRRLGNARFRNAAIDGGIGELTIDFSGELLKEAVAEVDLDIGETTIILPRKAGTRLAVSSFMFLSHFRLPDFLRKEGRYYYSENYDDASQTFQLRISAGVGECRIERE
- a CDS encoding Lrp/AsnC family transcriptional regulator; this translates as MSSEKLDEIDVTILKILQAHGRTKRNELADKVKLSIPAVSERLRKLEERRIIRGYHAVVDAPKVGLGLTAFIFLTTESSIYYPQIINHAQLEEEILECHAITGDGSHILKVKTQSTATLERLLSRIQSWPGVKNTRTSVVLSSPKEDTAVTLAHLEPANR
- the ftcD gene encoding glutamate formimidoyltransferase; translated protein: MQKIVECVPNFSEGRDRNLIRKITDQVAAVRGVQLLDVDSGESTNRTVVTFIGEPAAVQEAAFRAVKAAAELIDMTQHHGEHPRMGATDVLPFVPVANVTMEECVEMARQVGRRIGGELGIPVYLYEHAATRPERRNLASIRAGEYEGLPQKLADPNWQPDFGPAQFNARSGATAVGAREFLIAYNINLNTTDRRYATDIAYELRERGRCKRTGNTSPFYYKGEQVYFTAGQFPCGNCDFVAASFEELAEHYRQKYGGDLYARYKALGMNPENLTGSPVYRDGLFSHVKAVGWVVEAYKRAQISINLTNFKITPAHAVLEAARTLAAQRGIIVTGSEIVGVVPFAAMFESGKFYLRRMHKSTGIPVRDVLETAVQSLGLRDVTEFDIDKKIIGIPPRDGRLVQQKITDFVDEVSRDTPAPGGGSIAALAGSLGAALAAMVANVSNGRGEFDGKYEEICELAEQAQRVKDDLLRAVDEDAAAFNVVLEAMRLPKDTPAQQEARAVALREAYKAAARVPLRTAELCREALQLCWRAARLGNKAVMSDAGVAALVAFAGLQGAIYNVRINLPNTRTPEFITAMNNTLDGLRQEGKALCEQVQVEVERSLA